One window of Vicinamibacterales bacterium genomic DNA carries:
- the ligD gene encoding DNA ligase D, translating into MAGIPQYDPQLAQLVKEAPSGAEWLHELKYDGYRIGCRIDGRSVTLLSRNGKDWTEAFPEIVRAAQSLRVKSALLDGEVCVVLPDGRTSFQGLQNLAAADRSRLVYFVFDLIYLDGRSLAAEPLEARKAALKKIVRGERIKFSEHLDADGPEAHREACRLRLEGIVSKPRNAPYQSGKRVGWLKTKCVSRQEFVIGGFTDPEGSREGIGAILVGVYDGGRLRFAGKVGTGFTVKSARELRTTLNRLEIPSSPFTPPPPGWLGRNAHWVKPALVGEVEFTEWTGDGKIRHPSFQGLRRDKPPEAVVREVADAAPAPARTPGRRRARRPPAAAGPRPSVRGIGISHPDRVMYERPRLTKLEVAQYYDRIAEAMMPHVDGRPLTLVRCGEGIAHGCFYMKHSKVWSPPALRRVKIREKTKIGEYLVIESPEAIVSLVQMDILEIHTWNTRHQKIEHPDRIVLDLDPGPEVEWKTVVSSARAVRKLLQTLDLESFVKTTGGRGLHVVVPLAPVHDWAACLDLSRAVAEALTRHDPGLFTTTFSKRGRERQILVDYMRNNRTNTSVAAFSTRAREGAPVSMPVSWTELTPSLDPASFTAVSVPQRLARQRKDPWAEYFTLKQRFSKKAVASV; encoded by the coding sequence ATGGCCGGCATTCCACAATACGACCCGCAACTGGCGCAACTCGTCAAGGAAGCACCCTCGGGTGCGGAGTGGCTGCACGAGCTGAAGTACGACGGCTACCGCATCGGGTGCCGGATCGACGGCCGATCGGTGACGCTTCTCAGTCGCAACGGGAAGGACTGGACGGAAGCGTTCCCGGAGATCGTGCGCGCGGCACAGTCGCTCCGTGTAAAATCCGCCCTCCTCGACGGCGAGGTCTGCGTCGTCCTGCCCGACGGGCGCACCAGCTTCCAGGGGCTGCAGAATCTCGCCGCCGCCGATCGGTCGCGGCTGGTCTACTTCGTCTTCGATCTGATCTATCTCGACGGCCGGTCGCTCGCCGCGGAGCCGCTGGAAGCCCGCAAGGCGGCGTTGAAGAAGATCGTTCGCGGCGAGCGCATCAAGTTCTCCGAGCATCTCGACGCGGACGGTCCGGAGGCTCACCGCGAGGCCTGCCGGCTGCGCCTCGAGGGGATCGTCTCGAAGCCGCGAAACGCCCCGTACCAGAGCGGCAAGCGCGTCGGGTGGCTGAAGACCAAGTGCGTCAGCCGCCAGGAGTTCGTCATCGGCGGTTTCACCGATCCGGAAGGATCGCGGGAAGGGATCGGCGCGATCCTGGTCGGCGTGTACGACGGGGGTCGTCTGCGGTTCGCCGGCAAGGTGGGCACCGGGTTCACGGTGAAGAGCGCGCGCGAGCTGCGGACGACGCTCAACCGTCTCGAGATTCCCTCCTCGCCATTCACGCCGCCACCGCCGGGCTGGCTCGGCCGCAACGCCCACTGGGTGAAACCGGCGCTGGTCGGCGAGGTCGAGTTCACCGAGTGGACCGGCGACGGGAAGATCCGGCACCCGTCGTTCCAGGGTTTGCGGCGCGACAAGCCGCCGGAAGCGGTGGTCCGCGAAGTCGCCGACGCGGCACCCGCTCCGGCGCGGACGCCCGGTAGACGCCGGGCGCGCCGTCCGCCGGCCGCCGCAGGGCCGCGGCCATCCGTGCGCGGCATCGGGATCAGTCATCCCGATCGCGTGATGTACGAGCGGCCGCGCCTCACCAAGCTGGAGGTGGCGCAGTACTACGACCGCATCGCAGAGGCGATGATGCCGCACGTGGATGGACGGCCGCTGACCCTGGTCCGCTGCGGCGAGGGGATCGCGCACGGGTGCTTCTACATGAAGCATTCCAAGGTGTGGTCGCCGCCGGCGCTGAGGCGCGTGAAGATCCGCGAGAAGACGAAGATCGGCGAGTACCTGGTCATCGAGTCGCCCGAGGCGATCGTGTCGCTGGTGCAGATGGACATTCTCGAGATCCACACGTGGAACACGCGGCACCAGAAGATCGAGCACCCGGATCGCATCGTCCTGGATCTGGACCCGGGGCCGGAGGTCGAGTGGAAGACGGTCGTCTCGTCCGCGAGGGCGGTGCGAAAGCTGCTGCAGACGCTGGATCTCGAGAGCTTCGTGAAGACCACCGGCGGCCGCGGACTCCACGTCGTCGTTCCGCTTGCGCCGGTGCACGACTGGGCGGCGTGCCTCGATCTCTCACGCGCCGTCGCCGAAGCGCTGACGCGCCACGATCCCGGCCTGTTCACGACGACGTTCTCGAAGCGGGGACGGGAGCGGCAGATCCTGGTGGATTACATGCGGAACAACCGGACCAACACGTCGGTTGCCGCGTTCTCGACCCGCGCCCGCGAAGGGGCGCCAGTGTCGATGCCGGTGTCGTGGACCGAGCTGACGCCGTCGCTGGACCCGGCGTCGTTCACCGCCGTGAGCGTGCCGCAGCGGCTCGCGCGGCAGCGGAAGGATCCGTGGGCAGAGTATTTCACGCTGAAGCAGCGCTTCTCGAAGAAAGCCGTGGCCTCCGTGTGA
- a CDS encoding aldo/keto reductase, which produces MIPVRPFGRHADQSVSILGLGGYHLGSIGSAREAARVIHAAIDAGITFLDNAWEYHEHESEERMGRALAGRRDQVFLMTKVCTHGRDAKVAMRQLEESLRRLKTDRLDLWQIHECAYYNDPDLHFAPGGVVEALDRAREQGKVRFVGFTGHKDPDIHLRMLSFGYPFDACQLPLNVFDGSFRSFEQRVLPELQRQGIAAIGMKSLCGSGDFVARRVISAGDALRYAMSLPVATTVSGIDSMKVLKQNVRIANGFTPFTAAEMEQLRHRVTAKAADGRFERYKTTAEHEGDEGRAQHGFPLQEELAG; this is translated from the coding sequence ATGATTCCGGTACGCCCGTTCGGCCGTCACGCCGATCAGTCGGTCTCCATTCTCGGACTCGGCGGCTATCATCTCGGATCGATCGGCTCGGCCCGCGAGGCGGCGCGCGTCATCCACGCCGCGATCGACGCCGGCATCACCTTCCTCGACAACGCCTGGGAGTATCACGAGCACGAGAGCGAAGAGCGCATGGGGCGCGCCCTCGCCGGCCGGCGCGACCAGGTCTTCCTCATGACCAAGGTCTGCACGCACGGGCGCGACGCCAAGGTCGCGATGCGGCAGCTCGAGGAGTCGCTCCGCCGGCTGAAGACCGATCGGCTCGACCTCTGGCAGATCCACGAGTGCGCGTACTACAACGACCCCGATCTCCACTTCGCCCCCGGCGGCGTGGTCGAGGCGCTCGATCGCGCCAGGGAGCAGGGGAAGGTGCGGTTCGTCGGCTTCACCGGCCACAAGGATCCCGACATTCACCTGCGCATGCTCTCGTTCGGCTATCCCTTCGACGCCTGCCAGCTGCCGCTGAACGTGTTCGACGGCTCGTTTCGCAGCTTCGAGCAGCGCGTGCTGCCGGAGCTGCAGCGGCAGGGGATCGCCGCCATCGGCATGAAGAGTCTCTGCGGGAGCGGCGACTTCGTGGCCAGGCGCGTCATCTCCGCCGGCGACGCGCTGCGCTACGCGATGAGCCTGCCGGTCGCGACCACGGTCAGCGGCATCGACTCGATGAAGGTGCTGAAGCAGAACGTCAGGATCGCGAACGGATTCACGCCGTTCACCGCCGCCGAGATGGAGCAGTTGCGGCACCGCGTCACGGCGAAAGCCGCCGACGGCCGGTTCGAACGCTACAAGACCACCGCGGAACACGAAGGGGACGAGGGACGCGCCCAGCACGGGTTCCCGCTGCAGGAGGAGCTCGCCGGCTGA
- a CDS encoding chlorite dismutase family protein, which translates to MERGRGRIEPPDLSEKGGLKDGVPQRSDDRLFMQLLAFGECEDARAVARQLEAAGIEAVVYEDLNDPRGIAVLALERDPDAFIDRLRPELKRGACGGMALKPEYTMFGRTYSLGYEPDLHETLVERPRRTVLNPAWSWAIWYPLRRSGRFAQLPEQEQRTILAEHGSIGMAFGAADYAHDIRLACHGLDRDDNDFVIGLIGKELFPLSAVVQSMRKTQQTALYLDRLGPFFVGRAVWRTSR; encoded by the coding sequence ATGGAACGAGGCCGCGGCCGCATCGAGCCGCCCGATCTCAGCGAAAAGGGCGGCCTCAAGGACGGCGTTCCCCAGCGGTCCGACGATCGTCTCTTCATGCAGCTGCTCGCGTTCGGTGAATGCGAGGACGCGCGCGCCGTGGCGCGGCAGCTCGAGGCGGCCGGGATCGAAGCGGTCGTCTACGAGGACCTGAACGATCCGCGCGGCATCGCCGTGCTCGCGCTCGAGCGCGATCCTGACGCGTTCATCGACCGGCTGCGCCCCGAGCTGAAACGCGGCGCGTGCGGCGGCATGGCGCTGAAGCCCGAATACACGATGTTCGGCCGCACCTATTCGCTCGGCTACGAGCCCGACCTGCACGAGACGCTCGTCGAGCGGCCGCGCCGGACCGTGCTCAATCCGGCATGGTCGTGGGCGATCTGGTATCCGCTCCGCCGCAGCGGCCGCTTCGCGCAGCTGCCGGAGCAGGAGCAGCGCACGATTCTCGCCGAGCACGGCTCGATCGGCATGGCATTCGGCGCCGCCGACTACGCCCACGATATCCGCCTCGCCTGCCACGGTCTTGATCGTGACGACAACGATTTCGTGATCGGCCTGATCGGCAAGGAGCTGTTTCCGCTTTCCGCCGTCGTGCAGTCGATGCGCAAGACGCAGCAGACCGCGCTTTATCTCGACCGGCTCGGCCCCTTCTTCGTCGGCCGCGCCGTCTGGAGGACCTCGCGATGA
- the ytxJ gene encoding bacillithiol system redox-active protein YtxJ, producing the protein MEAAATLRWMSRLVPLTDLPALDAAILESNERPVLLFKHSRYCGVSAEALDELQSHIDNAPSDIAYRMITVQTHRPLSDAVAQRLGLRHETPQAILLRDGKIVWNASHFRITANQLNQVLNPK; encoded by the coding sequence ATGGAAGCGGCTGCTACACTTCGATGGATGTCGCGACTCGTGCCGCTCACGGACCTGCCCGCTCTCGACGCCGCCATTCTCGAATCGAACGAGCGGCCGGTCCTGCTGTTCAAGCACAGCCGCTACTGCGGTGTGAGCGCGGAAGCGCTCGATGAACTTCAGTCGCACATCGACAACGCACCTTCCGACATCGCGTATCGCATGATCACCGTGCAGACGCACAGGCCGCTGTCCGACGCCGTCGCGCAGCGGCTCGGGCTGCGCCACGAAACTCCGCAAGCCATCCTGCTGCGCGACGGCAAGATTGTGTGGAACGCCTCGCACTTCCGTATCACGGCGAACCAGCTGAATCAGGTGCTCAACCCGAAATAG
- a CDS encoding ROK family protein produces MRIGVDLGGTKIEAVALADDGTERFRRRVDTPRGDYQRTIAAIAALVAEVERATGAHGTVGVGMPGSISPATGLVKNANSTWLIGRRLHTDLERALGRPVRVANDANCFALSEAADGGGAGARVVFGVILGTGTGGGIVVDGRVLVGPNAVAGEWGHNALPWPDETEWPGPPCYCGRRGCIETFLSGAGLQRAYRGGGGLTAREIAEAADGGYAEAIEAVETYSRRLAKALATVINLLDPDAIVLGGGLSNIASLYRRVPEIWTEWVFSDRVDTRLARARHGDSSGVRGAAWLWG; encoded by the coding sequence GTGCGGATCGGAGTCGATCTCGGCGGCACGAAGATCGAGGCGGTGGCGCTCGCGGACGACGGCACGGAGCGGTTCCGCCGGCGCGTCGATACCCCTCGCGGCGATTACCAGCGGACGATTGCGGCGATCGCCGCCCTCGTCGCCGAGGTGGAGCGGGCGACCGGCGCGCACGGCACGGTCGGCGTCGGGATGCCGGGCAGCATCTCGCCGGCCACCGGCCTGGTGAAGAACGCGAATTCGACGTGGCTGATCGGCCGGCGGCTGCACACGGATCTCGAGCGCGCGCTCGGCCGCCCGGTGCGCGTGGCCAACGATGCGAACTGCTTCGCGCTGTCGGAGGCGGCGGATGGCGGCGGCGCCGGCGCGCGCGTCGTGTTCGGCGTGATCCTCGGCACCGGCACGGGCGGCGGGATCGTCGTCGACGGCCGGGTGCTGGTCGGGCCGAATGCCGTCGCGGGGGAGTGGGGCCACAACGCGCTGCCGTGGCCGGACGAGACGGAGTGGCCCGGACCGCCGTGCTATTGCGGCCGCCGCGGCTGCATCGAGACGTTCCTGTCGGGCGCCGGTCTGCAGCGGGCGTACCGCGGCGGCGGCGGGCTCACGGCGCGCGAGATCGCGGAAGCGGCGGACGGCGGGTATGCCGAGGCGATCGAGGCGGTCGAGACGTACTCGCGGCGGCTGGCCAAGGCGCTGGCCACCGTGATCAACCTGCTCGATCCGGACGCCATCGTGCTCGGCGGCGGCCTGTCGAACATCGCCTCGCTGTACCGCCGCGTGCCCGAGATCTGGACCGAGTGGGTGTTCTCGGATCGCGTCGACACGCGCCTGGCGCGCGCCAGACACGGGGACTCGAGCGGCGTTCGCGGCGCGGCCTGGTTGTGGGGATAG
- a CDS encoding HAD-IA family hydrolase — protein sequence MSRPAARAVLFDLDDTLFDHRRSARAALQAVHGAHAPDLDFAEFERHHAAYLEEMHVEVLAGRIGLDDARRERFRRVFLALGVALDAAAVDAVAAAYRTGYTTSRRALDGAAPLLAALRPHARIAIVTNNLLDEQQDKLEYCGLAPLVDVLVASEDVGVAKPDPRIFAIALDRAGVAAAAAVMVGDAWVNDIVGATRAGVRAIWFNPHRAPKPAEPADVPEIHALGPAAAIVPLLLGGA from the coding sequence GTGAGTAGGCCGGCGGCGCGGGCGGTTCTGTTCGACCTCGACGACACGCTGTTCGATCACCGGCGGTCGGCGCGCGCGGCGCTGCAGGCCGTCCACGGCGCGCATGCGCCGGATCTCGACTTCGCCGAGTTCGAGCGCCATCACGCGGCCTATCTCGAAGAGATGCACGTCGAAGTGCTGGCCGGACGGATCGGCCTCGACGACGCGCGGCGGGAGCGATTCCGCCGCGTGTTCCTCGCGCTCGGCGTGGCGCTCGACGCGGCGGCGGTGGACGCGGTGGCCGCGGCATACCGGACGGGCTACACGACGTCGCGCCGCGCGCTCGACGGTGCCGCTCCGCTGCTCGCGGCGCTGCGGCCGCACGCGCGGATCGCGATCGTCACCAACAACCTGCTGGACGAGCAGCAGGACAAGCTCGAATACTGCGGGCTGGCGCCGCTGGTCGACGTGCTGGTCGCGTCCGAGGACGTCGGCGTCGCGAAGCCGGACCCGCGGATCTTCGCGATCGCGCTCGACCGCGCCGGCGTCGCCGCGGCGGCCGCGGTCATGGTCGGCGACGCCTGGGTGAACGACATCGTCGGGGCGACGCGCGCGGGAGTCCGCGCGATATGGTTCAATCCGCATCGCGCGCCGAAGCCGGCGGAGCCCGCGGACGTGCCGGAGATTCACGCGCTCGGGCCGGCGGCGGCGATCGTGCCGCTGCTGCTCGGCGGCGCGTGA
- a CDS encoding geranylgeranyl reductase family protein: MSPKHDADVIVAGAGPAGATAARSLARAGMRVLLVERHPLPRQKPCGGGISTRVLSRFPWLPEALPRIPTHPVSSLYLEGPSGGVFRMQSNGPAVILIRRVEFDYLLVALAREAGAEILPSTAIAQARQDAGGVTLRTRDGRELRAPIVIAADGVNSVIARRLGLNPGWPAGRLALDMMEETPVSALRAAEPDTLSVFYGYGGAHGYAYIFPKREHVNVGIGYVLPYFKSRIDLTPYDLQQTFVGDLRARGLMAGESQRRNFTPFLIPIGGPLRRTAAGRVLLAGDAGGFVNGFSAEGIYYAMVTGDLAADAVLAARRGGVVEPAAARRRYVRAWKREIGAELRDSVLVQKYLFHSAARMDRVVRGAQSRPEFSRILVDYASGRLSYRAARRQLLWRFPRLLPRLAWIAVRGGSEVPASATAGE; the protein is encoded by the coding sequence ATGAGCCCGAAACACGACGCGGACGTCATCGTCGCCGGTGCCGGGCCCGCCGGCGCGACCGCCGCGCGGTCGCTGGCGCGCGCCGGCATGCGGGTGCTGCTCGTCGAACGCCATCCGCTGCCGCGGCAGAAGCCGTGCGGCGGCGGCATCAGCACGCGCGTGCTCTCGCGATTCCCGTGGCTGCCCGAGGCGCTGCCGCGGATCCCCACCCATCCGGTGTCGAGCCTGTACCTCGAGGGGCCGTCCGGCGGCGTGTTCCGGATGCAGTCGAACGGTCCGGCGGTGATCCTGATTCGCCGCGTCGAGTTCGACTATCTCCTCGTCGCGCTGGCGCGCGAGGCGGGGGCCGAGATCCTGCCGTCCACCGCGATCGCCCAGGCGCGGCAGGACGCCGGGGGCGTCACGCTGCGCACCCGCGACGGACGCGAGCTGCGCGCCCCCATCGTGATCGCCGCCGACGGCGTCAACAGCGTCATCGCGCGGCGGCTCGGGCTCAATCCGGGCTGGCCCGCCGGACGGCTCGCGCTCGACATGATGGAGGAGACGCCGGTGAGCGCGCTGCGCGCCGCCGAGCCCGACACGCTGTCGGTGTTCTACGGCTACGGCGGGGCGCACGGCTACGCCTACATCTTCCCGAAGCGCGAGCACGTCAACGTCGGGATCGGCTACGTTCTGCCGTACTTCAAGTCGCGGATCGATCTGACGCCGTACGATTTGCAGCAGACCTTCGTGGGCGATCTCCGCGCCCGCGGCCTGATGGCCGGCGAGTCGCAGCGCCGCAACTTCACACCGTTCCTGATCCCGATCGGCGGTCCGCTGCGGCGGACGGCGGCCGGCCGCGTGCTGCTTGCCGGCGACGCCGGCGGCTTCGTCAACGGCTTCTCGGCGGAAGGGATCTACTACGCGATGGTCACCGGCGATCTCGCCGCCGACGCGGTGCTCGCGGCGCGCCGCGGCGGGGTGGTCGAGCCGGCGGCCGCGCGGCGCCGCTACGTGCGCGCCTGGAAGCGCGAGATCGGCGCCGAGCTGCGCGACTCGGTCCTGGTGCAGAAGTATCTGTTCCACAGCGCCGCGCGCATGGACCGCGTGGTCCGCGGCGCGCAGTCGCGCCCCGAGTTCTCGCGCATCCTGGTCGACTACGCCAGCGGCCGCCTCTCGTATCGTGCCGCGCGGCGGCAGCTGCTCTGGCGATTCCCGCGGCTGCTCCCGCGGCTGGCGTGGATCGCCGTCCGGGGAGGCTCGGAAGTTCCTGCGTCCGCGACGGCCGGTGAGTAG
- a CDS encoding PilZ domain-containing protein — protein MPALRDRIKVDGEILTFPDTEPIQALQTIMEQQPALVVLERLFAATPRGAALVNRIKSDPQLAHTEVRVMSHTGDYTRQVVKPTATKTPAPAAASGGVAPQAGGAVATEEPPRALDWHGTRRAPRFRVRDGVEVQLDGNPAAVVDLSVVGAQVISPTVLRPNQKVRITLPNEDFLLRFRGAVAWAKFELPKSSKAPQYRAGVEFTDADAAAVDSVISRNRA, from the coding sequence ATGCCCGCCCTCCGCGACCGGATCAAGGTCGACGGAGAGATCCTGACGTTCCCCGACACCGAACCGATTCAGGCGCTGCAGACGATCATGGAGCAGCAGCCGGCCCTGGTCGTGCTCGAGCGGCTGTTCGCCGCGACGCCTCGCGGCGCCGCGCTGGTGAACCGGATCAAGAGCGATCCGCAGCTCGCGCACACCGAGGTGCGCGTGATGTCGCATACCGGCGACTACACCCGGCAGGTCGTCAAGCCGACGGCGACGAAGACGCCGGCGCCCGCCGCGGCGTCGGGCGGCGTCGCGCCGCAGGCCGGCGGCGCCGTCGCCACCGAAGAACCGCCGCGAGCGCTCGACTGGCACGGCACGCGCCGCGCGCCGCGCTTCCGCGTCCGCGACGGGGTCGAAGTGCAGCTCGATGGCAACCCGGCGGCGGTGGTGGATCTGTCGGTGGTCGGCGCGCAGGTGATCTCGCCGACCGTGCTGCGCCCGAACCAGAAGGTGCGAATCACGCTGCCGAACGAAGACTTCCTGCTCCGCTTCCGCGGCGCCGTGGCGTGGGCGAAGTTCGAGCTGCCGAAGTCCAGCAAGGCGCCGCAGTACCGCGCCGGGGTCGAGTTCACCGACGCCGACGCCGCGGCCGTCGATTCGGTGATCAGCCGCAACCGCGCCTAG
- a CDS encoding adenylosuccinate synthase: protein MSTNIAVLGAQWGDEGKGKIVDLLTPNFSIVARYQGGHNAGHTVYANGRKFVLRLLPSGILHEGITCVIGNGVVVDPQALFAEIDELAAAGIPIGDRLVISDKAHLILPYHRELDLLSEARRGERKIGTTSRGIGPAYEDKIARRGVRVGDLANTDALRSAVQHNVDARNRIIGDSVMDTGQVLEGLRAAWARMSPWVADVSLFLARARQAGRAIMFEGAQGTLLDIDHGTYPYVTSSNATVGGVCTGLGLPPKAIDGVLGVAKAYTTRVGEGPLPTELFGEVGNRLRETGQEFGAVTGRPRRCGWYDAVAVRYAVRVNGIDALALTKLDVLDGMETLQICTAYRCNGATLTEFPSEIAQLAACEPVYETIAGWREPTRAARRFSDLPAGARSYVARLEELTGVPAAVISTGSAREDTIIRSESIAAGWFAAAGARR, encoded by the coding sequence ATGTCTACGAACATAGCGGTGCTGGGCGCGCAGTGGGGCGACGAGGGCAAGGGCAAGATCGTCGATCTGCTCACGCCGAACTTCTCCATCGTCGCGCGCTATCAGGGCGGGCACAACGCCGGGCACACCGTCTACGCGAACGGCCGCAAATTCGTGCTGCGGCTGCTGCCGTCCGGGATTCTGCACGAGGGGATCACCTGCGTCATCGGCAACGGCGTGGTGGTCGATCCGCAGGCGCTGTTTGCCGAGATCGACGAGCTGGCCGCCGCGGGGATCCCGATCGGCGATCGCCTGGTGATCAGCGACAAGGCCCACCTGATCCTGCCGTATCACCGCGAGCTGGACCTGCTGAGCGAGGCGCGCCGGGGAGAGCGCAAGATCGGCACGACGTCGCGCGGCATCGGGCCGGCCTACGAGGACAAGATCGCCAGGCGCGGCGTGCGGGTCGGCGATCTCGCCAACACCGACGCGCTGCGGAGCGCCGTGCAGCACAACGTGGACGCCCGCAATCGCATCATCGGCGACTCGGTGATGGACACCGGACAGGTGCTCGAAGGGTTGCGCGCGGCGTGGGCGAGGATGTCCCCCTGGGTGGCCGACGTGTCGCTGTTCCTCGCCCGCGCGCGGCAGGCCGGGCGCGCGATCATGTTCGAGGGGGCGCAGGGGACGCTGCTCGACATCGATCATGGCACGTATCCCTACGTCACGTCCTCGAACGCGACCGTCGGCGGCGTGTGCACCGGGCTCGGGCTGCCGCCGAAGGCGATCGACGGCGTGCTCGGCGTCGCCAAGGCCTACACCACGCGCGTCGGCGAAGGGCCGCTGCCGACGGAGCTGTTCGGCGAGGTCGGCAACCGGCTGCGGGAGACCGGCCAGGAGTTCGGCGCCGTGACCGGACGTCCGCGCCGGTGCGGCTGGTACGACGCGGTGGCGGTGCGCTATGCGGTGCGCGTGAACGGCATCGACGCGCTCGCGCTGACGAAGCTGGACGTGCTCGACGGGATGGAGACGCTGCAGATCTGCACCGCGTATCGCTGCAACGGCGCGACGCTGACCGAGTTCCCGTCCGAGATCGCGCAGCTGGCGGCGTGCGAGCCGGTCTACGAAACCATCGCCGGCTGGCGCGAGCCGACCAGGGCGGCGCGCCGCTTCTCGGATCTGCCGGCGGGCGCGCGCAGCTACGTTGCGCGGCTCGAGGAACTGACCGGCGTGCCCGCGGCGGTGATCTCCACGGGCTCGGCGCGCGAGGACACGATCATCCGCAGCGAATCGATCGCGGCGGGGTGGTTCGCGGCCGCCGGCGCGCGCCGGTAA